The window TCCTGAGATTCTGAAGTAATCCGTCCCAATAAACCAGTGGAAGTCATTTCTATGTCTAAACATTCTTTCATCTGCTTTGTTTCCATAGAGCCCAACCCTGCTCCTGGATGGGTGAGGTCCCTGCCAACCCAGTCGGTCAGTGAACCCCCCCCACTCCCCACCCATCGCCTCCCAACCAGGACCCCCTGGGTCACCCAGAGGAGCAGCAGGGATGTACCAGGAGGTGGCCTTCCTAGCGGGCAGCACGGAGAAAGAGTTCACGCCCTTCCACTTCCCCATTGAGAACCAGCAGGAGGTGGTAACTAAGAAGGGTGTGTTCTTCAAGCGACAACGGCTGCTGCGGAGGCCCAATGAGGGGCAGGAGGAGAACGACCTATCAGCCGTCATCAACGTGGGCGGGATCAGGTACAATACCAACAGAGTCAAGAGTTGCTGTGTTCATCTCAGTAATCAATAGTTCATAATCAGAAGTCTTTGGGTGCAATATTTAAAAGGCAAATAATCCAGACATTGGTCTTGCTGCTGCTCAAGAGCATTATAACTTGAAGAGTATTTGAAGAGTATTTCAGTGACTATTGTGCAAAGTCATTGTGCAGCGGTAACATTGTGAGTTTTCCTCTCACCAGGTACCGTATCCCCTGGTCCGTTCTGGAGGAGTTCCCTCTGACGCGGCTGGGCCGGCTGAGGGGCTGTAGCTCATTGGACGAGATCATGGAGGTGTGTGATGACTACGACGACGGGTGCCAGGAGTACTTCTTTGACCGCAGCCCATCTGCGTTCCGCACCATCGTGACGTTCCTAGCGGCAGGGCGGCTGCGGCTGCTGAGGGAGATGTGTGCCCTGTCCTTCCAGGAGGAGCTGGTCTACTGGGGCGTGGAGGACACCAGGCTGGAGTGGTGCTGCCTCCGAAAGCTACGCATCAGGCAGGAGGAGCTCAAGGAGCAGCTGAGGATGGAGGAGGCAGAGCTCACCACAACCCTGACCCCCCAGAGCTGTGAGGATGGGCAGGGGCACgtcggggagggagggggggaggaggaggagagccgCATGGCGGGGTGTATGCGCAGGCTGCACGACATGGTGGAGAACCCTCAATCTGGACTACCTGGAAAGATCTTTGCCTTCTTGTCGGTGGTGTTTGTGGCCATCACCGCAGTAACGCTCTGCATCAGTACCATGCCCGACCtccgggaggaggaggagagggtgagttcACTACCTGTTTACTTCCTACTCACAGGGTTTTACTTCTGGGTCACACTCGGGTGGGTTATACATAGGACCAGGAGTTTGACCTAACCGAGTTACAGACCTGGAAACTCTGAGCACATCCACATCTACATTCTGCTCTTAGTAGGATGAAGTTTGAGGGACAACCTCCACATGGCGAGTCTTCCCCCTTATAGTAACTAATCTTCACAGAGGTAATGTGATGGCTCAGGGATGTTGTCAGGGACGACTGCCACGCTACAACTCCAATCACATTAATACCAGATTATTCCATTTGCCAgatcactgctgctgctgttaaggCACTCGCGTATTGCTCTTATTCAGGCAGTAAAGGAATAATGAACatagaatatacagtgccttcagaaagtattcagacctattacatattttgttgttacagacTGAAAT of the Oncorhynchus kisutch isolate 150728-3 linkage group LG17, Okis_V2, whole genome shotgun sequence genome contains:
- the LOC109908690 gene encoding potassium voltage-gated channel subfamily G member 2-like, with protein sequence MYQEVAFLAGSTEKEFTPFHFPIENQQEVVTKKGVFFKRQRLLRRPNEGQEENDLSAVINVGGIRYRIPWSVLEEFPLTRLGRLRGCSSLDEIMEVCDDYDDGCQEYFFDRSPSAFRTIVTFLAAGRLRLLREMCALSFQEELVYWGVEDTRLEWCCLRKLRIRQEELKEQLRMEEAELTTTLTPQSCEDGQGHVGEGGGEEEESRMAGCMRRLHDMVENPQSGLPGKIFAFLSVVFVAITAVTLCISTMPDLREEEERGECSQRCYNIFVLETVCVAWFSLEFLLRFIQTPSKCVFLKTPLNIIDVVAILPYYITVIVDSLSEGGEKPSGGNNYLEKVGLVLRVLRALRIFYVMRLARHSLGLQTLGLTVRRCTREFGLLLLFLCVAMALFSPLVFLAESEMGAKYDFTSIPGTYWWAVISMTTVGYGDMVPRSIPGQVVALSSILSGILLMAFPVTSIFHTFSRSYLELKEEQNRILRQKPDFQDSSKSQNSEDSAETDS